From a single Streptomyces sp. NBC_01264 genomic region:
- a CDS encoding LLM class F420-dependent oxidoreductase: MRLGINLGYWGAGMDADNLAVAQEADRLGYDVCWAAEAYGSDAPTVLAWVAAQTERIDVGSAILQIPARQPAMTAMTAATLDSLTKGRFRLGLGVSGPQVSEGWYGVKFDKPLARTREYVEIVRKAMTRERLSYEGEHWTLPLPGGPGKPLKLTVHPEREHIPLYIAAIGPKNLEQTGEIADGALLIFPAAEHLEATALTHIRAGREKAGLTMDGFDVCPTVPLALGDDVAGLADTFRPYTALYVGGMGSRKQNFYNQLAQRMGYEKEAAEIQDKYLAGDKQGAAAAIPHSLIDSTTLLGPVERIADGMKAYAEAGVTTLTLAPAGFTLEERTAALRAGVEAMELAGLA; this comes from the coding sequence ATGCGGCTCGGCATCAATCTCGGCTACTGGGGCGCTGGCATGGACGCCGACAACCTGGCCGTCGCGCAGGAGGCCGACCGCCTCGGCTACGACGTCTGCTGGGCCGCGGAGGCCTACGGCTCCGACGCGCCGACCGTGCTCGCCTGGGTCGCCGCCCAGACCGAGCGCATCGACGTGGGCTCCGCGATCCTGCAGATCCCGGCTCGCCAGCCCGCGATGACGGCCATGACGGCCGCCACCCTCGACTCGCTCACCAAGGGCCGCTTCCGGCTCGGCCTCGGCGTCTCCGGACCGCAGGTCTCCGAGGGCTGGTACGGCGTGAAGTTCGACAAGCCGCTCGCGCGGACCCGCGAGTACGTGGAGATCGTCCGCAAGGCGATGACCCGCGAACGGCTCAGCTACGAGGGCGAGCACTGGACCCTGCCGCTGCCCGGCGGGCCGGGCAAGCCGCTCAAGCTGACCGTGCACCCGGAGCGCGAGCACATCCCGCTCTACATCGCCGCCATCGGGCCGAAGAACCTGGAGCAGACCGGCGAGATCGCCGACGGCGCCCTGCTGATCTTCCCGGCCGCCGAGCACCTGGAGGCCACCGCGCTCACCCACATCCGGGCGGGCCGCGAGAAGGCCGGGCTGACGATGGACGGCTTCGACGTCTGCCCGACCGTGCCGCTGGCCCTCGGCGACGACGTGGCCGGGCTCGCGGACACGTTCCGCCCGTACACCGCCCTGTACGTGGGCGGCATGGGCAGCCGCAAGCAGAACTTCTACAACCAACTGGCCCAGCGCATGGGTTACGAGAAGGAAGCCGCCGAGATCCAGGACAAGTACCTGGCCGGCGACAAGCAGGGCGCGGCCGCCGCGATCCCGCACTCGCTGATCGACTCCACCACCCTGCTGGGTCCGGTCGAGCGCATCGCCGACGGGATGAAGGCCTACGCCGAGGCCGGGGTCACCACCCTGACGCTCGCCCCGGCCGGCTTCACCCTGGAGGAGCGGACGGCCGCCCTGCGGGCCGGCGTCGAGGCCATGGAGCTCGCGGGCCTGGCCTGA
- a CDS encoding PAC2 family protein — MIELEGVPELIDPVMVAAFEGWNDAGDAASGAVAHLDREWKGEVFAALDAEDYYDFQVNRPTVWLDNGVRKITWPTTRLSVVRIGGTKPRDLVLVRGIEPSMRWRSFCNEILGFAHELGVEMVVILGALLGDTPHTRPVPVSGVTSDADLARTMDLEETKYEGPTGIVGILQEACTHAGVPAVSLWAAVPHYVSQPPNPKATLALLNRLEDLIDIRIPLGELPEDARAWQLGVDQLAAEDSEVAEYVQTLEEARDTADLPEASGDAIAREFERYLRRRDPSAGAEPGDGSYLRDTSGGMPRPPKRKPSGTEEEPPAPPAASPDEDEAPPEA; from the coding sequence GTGATCGAGCTTGAGGGCGTGCCCGAGCTGATCGACCCGGTCATGGTGGCCGCGTTCGAGGGCTGGAACGACGCGGGTGACGCCGCCTCCGGTGCGGTCGCCCACCTGGACCGGGAGTGGAAGGGCGAGGTCTTCGCGGCTCTGGACGCCGAGGACTACTACGACTTCCAGGTCAACCGGCCGACGGTGTGGCTGGACAACGGGGTGCGGAAGATCACCTGGCCGACGACCCGGCTGTCGGTGGTCCGGATCGGCGGGACCAAACCGCGCGACCTCGTGCTGGTGCGGGGCATCGAACCGTCCATGCGGTGGCGTTCGTTCTGCAACGAGATCCTGGGCTTCGCCCACGAGCTGGGCGTGGAGATGGTCGTCATCCTGGGGGCGCTGCTGGGCGACACCCCGCACACCCGCCCGGTGCCGGTCAGCGGGGTGACCTCGGACGCGGATCTGGCGCGGACGATGGACCTGGAGGAGACCAAGTACGAGGGTCCGACGGGGATCGTGGGCATCCTCCAGGAGGCCTGCACCCATGCCGGGGTGCCGGCGGTGTCCCTGTGGGCGGCGGTGCCGCACTACGTGTCGCAGCCGCCGAACCCGAAGGCGACGCTGGCGCTCCTGAACCGGCTGGAGGATCTGATCGACATCCGGATCCCGCTGGGCGAACTCCCCGAGGACGCGCGGGCGTGGCAGCTGGGCGTGGACCAACTGGCGGCCGAGGACAGCGAGGTGGCGGAGTACGTCCAGACGCTGGAGGAGGCGCGGGACACCGCGGACCTGCCGGAGGCGTCCGGGGACGCGATCGCCCGGGAGTTCGAGCGGTATCTGCGGCGGCGGGATCCGTCCGCGGGCGCGGAGCCGGGTGACGGGTCGTACCTGAGGGACACCTCGGGTGGGATGCCGCGGCCGCCGAAGCGGAAGCCTTCGGGGACCGAGGAGGAACCCCCGGCCCCTCCGGCGGCCTCGCCGGACGAGGACGAGGCGCCTCCGGAGGCGTAG
- a CDS encoding aldo/keto reductase: MEQRHLGRTGLRVSRIGLGTLTWGRSADGPDEAEAAAQLKTFWNAGGTLVDTADVYGGGEAEYLLGQLIGSVVPRRDLVIATKAGGVADPDRRFDASRGHLLAALDDSLARLDTDYVDLWQVHAFDPWTPLEETLQALDIAVSSGRARYAGVSNFSGWQLAKAATWQLAAPGVRTRLASTQMEYSLLQRGVEREVVPAALDLGLSLLPSSPLGRGVLTGKYRAGTPADSRGASETLAAFVDPYLDEAASRIVDAVATAAHGLAVTPLQVSLAWVRDRPGVAAPIVGARTSAQLGAALSVEALSLPEEIRQALDDVSAPVHRYPDQDWSTL, translated from the coding sequence ATGGAGCAGAGGCATCTCGGCCGCACCGGACTGCGCGTCTCCCGGATCGGTCTCGGCACACTGACCTGGGGCCGGTCGGCGGACGGACCGGACGAGGCGGAAGCGGCCGCGCAGTTGAAGACGTTCTGGAACGCGGGCGGCACGCTCGTGGACACGGCGGACGTGTACGGCGGCGGGGAGGCGGAGTACCTCCTCGGGCAGTTGATCGGTTCCGTCGTCCCGCGGCGGGACCTGGTGATCGCCACGAAGGCCGGCGGGGTCGCCGATCCGGACCGCCGTTTCGACGCCTCGCGCGGCCACCTCCTCGCGGCGCTGGACGATTCCCTGGCCCGTCTGGACACGGACTACGTCGACCTCTGGCAGGTCCACGCCTTCGACCCCTGGACCCCGCTGGAGGAGACCCTCCAGGCGCTGGACATCGCGGTGAGCAGCGGCCGGGCCCGGTACGCGGGCGTGTCGAACTTCAGCGGCTGGCAGCTCGCGAAGGCGGCGACCTGGCAGCTCGCGGCGCCGGGGGTACGGACCCGGCTGGCGTCGACGCAGATGGAGTACTCCCTGCTCCAGCGCGGCGTGGAACGGGAGGTGGTCCCGGCCGCGCTGGACCTGGGCCTGTCCCTCCTCCCCTCCTCCCCCCTGGGCCGGGGCGTCCTGACGGGCAAGTACCGGGCGGGCACCCCGGCGGACTCCCGGGGTGCCTCGGAGACCCTGGCCGCGTTCGTGGACCCCTACCTGGACGAGGCGGCGAGCAGGATCGTGGACGCGGTGGCGACGGCCGCGCACGGCCTCGCGGTGACCCCGCTGCAGGTGTCCCTGGCCTGGGTCCGCGACCGCCCCGGGGTGGCCGCGCCGATCGTCGGAGCGCGTACGTCGGCGCAGCTCGGGGCGGCCCTGTCGGTGGAGGCCCTTAGTCTTCCGGAAGAGATCCGCCAAGCGCTGGACGACGTCTCGGCGCCCGTCCACCGCTATCCCGATCAGGACTGGAGCACCTTGTGA
- the mshC gene encoding cysteine--1-D-myo-inosityl 2-amino-2-deoxy-alpha-D-glucopyranoside ligase, protein MHAWPASEVPALPGKGRDLQIHDTATQGTITLAPGPVARIYVCGITPYDATHIGHAATYNAFDLVQRVWLDTKRQVIYVQNVTDVDDPLLERALRDNQDWTELAERETALFREDMTALRMLPPQHYIGAVEAIPGIVPLVERLRDAGAAYELDGDVYFSVESDPNFGKVSNLDAEAMRLLSAERGGDPDRVGKKNPLDPMLWMAARPGEPSWDGGSLGRGRPGWHIECVAIALDHLGMTFDIQGGGSDLAFPHHEMGASHAQVLTGEFPMAKAYVHAGMVALHGEKMSKSKGNLVFVSALRRAGVDPAAIRLALLSHHYRADWEWTDEVLAEAVARLERWRAAVSRPDGIPADDLVEEVREALSNDLNAPAALAAVDRWVERQLVTDGDDESAPGLVSRTVDALLGVAL, encoded by the coding sequence ATGCATGCCTGGCCCGCTTCTGAGGTCCCCGCCCTGCCTGGCAAGGGCCGCGACCTCCAGATCCACGACACCGCGACCCAAGGGACGATCACCCTCGCCCCCGGTCCCGTCGCCCGTATCTACGTCTGCGGGATCACCCCGTACGACGCGACGCACATCGGTCACGCGGCGACCTACAACGCGTTCGACCTCGTGCAGCGCGTGTGGCTCGACACCAAGCGGCAGGTCATCTACGTCCAGAACGTCACGGACGTCGACGATCCACTGCTGGAGCGGGCCCTGCGCGACAACCAGGACTGGACCGAGCTCGCCGAACGCGAGACCGCTCTGTTCCGCGAGGACATGACCGCCCTGCGGATGCTCCCGCCGCAGCACTACATCGGCGCCGTCGAGGCCATACCCGGCATCGTGCCGCTGGTCGAGCGGCTGCGGGACGCGGGCGCCGCCTACGAGCTGGACGGCGACGTCTACTTCTCGGTGGAGTCCGACCCGAACTTCGGCAAGGTGTCCAACCTGGACGCCGAGGCGATGCGGCTGCTGTCGGCCGAACGCGGCGGCGACCCGGACCGGGTGGGCAAGAAGAACCCGCTCGACCCGATGCTGTGGATGGCGGCCCGCCCGGGCGAGCCGAGCTGGGACGGCGGCTCGCTGGGCCGCGGCCGGCCCGGCTGGCACATCGAGTGCGTGGCCATCGCCCTGGACCATCTGGGGATGACCTTCGACATCCAGGGCGGCGGCTCCGACCTGGCCTTCCCGCACCACGAGATGGGCGCCTCGCACGCCCAGGTGCTGACGGGCGAGTTCCCGATGGCCAAGGCGTACGTACACGCCGGGATGGTCGCGCTGCACGGCGAGAAGATGTCGAAGTCCAAGGGCAACCTGGTCTTCGTATCGGCCCTGCGGCGCGCCGGAGTGGACCCGGCGGCGATCCGCCTGGCCCTGCTCTCGCACCACTACCGCGCGGACTGGGAGTGGACCGACGAGGTCCTCGCGGAGGCGGTGGCCCGCCTGGAGCGTTGGCGCGCGGCCGTCTCCCGCCCCGACGGCATCCCGGCCGACGACCTGGTCGAAGAGGTCCGCGAGGCCCTCTCCAACGACCTGAACGCCCCTGCCGCTCTCGCGGCGGTCGACCGCTGGGTCGAGCGCCAGCTCGTCACCGACGGCGACGACGAGTCGGCCCCCGGCCTGGTCTCGCGCACTGTCGATGCCCTGCTGGGCGTTGCCCTGTAA
- a CDS encoding DUF3090 domain-containing protein: protein MPRQVFLYDPPDRFVAGTVGLPGRRTFFLQASTGPRVTSVSLEKTQVAALAERMEELLDEVVRRTGGNAPVPAVAPTEATDTAPLDVPVEEEFRVGTMALAWDGEDQRMIVEAQALVELDADSEEDLAEAEERLLQDEENGPPMLRVRLTGAQARAFTKRALDVVNAGRPPCPLCSLPLDPEGHVCPRQNGYRRQA from the coding sequence GTGCCCCGTCAGGTGTTCCTCTACGACCCACCGGACCGTTTCGTGGCCGGCACGGTCGGCCTGCCTGGACGCCGTACGTTCTTCCTGCAGGCCTCCACCGGCCCCCGGGTCACCTCCGTCTCCCTGGAGAAGACCCAGGTGGCGGCGCTCGCGGAGCGCATGGAAGAGCTGCTGGACGAGGTCGTACGGCGCACCGGGGGCAATGCCCCCGTCCCCGCCGTGGCCCCCACAGAGGCGACCGACACCGCACCCCTCGACGTCCCCGTCGAGGAGGAGTTCCGCGTCGGCACCATGGCCCTGGCCTGGGACGGCGAGGACCAGCGCATGATCGTCGAGGCGCAGGCCCTGGTGGAACTCGACGCCGACTCGGAGGAGGACCTCGCCGAGGCGGAGGAGCGGCTGCTCCAGGACGAGGAGAACGGGCCGCCGATGCTGCGCGTGCGCCTCACCGGCGCCCAGGCCCGGGCCTTCACCAAGCGGGCCCTGGACGTGGTCAACGCAGGGAGGCCGCCGTGCCCGCTGTGCAGCCTGCCGCTGGACCCCGAAGGGCACGTCTGCCCGCGCCAGAACGGCTACCGGCGCCAGGCGTGA
- a CDS encoding ferritin-like domain-containing protein: MLSARSLFREIVDHDDSFQLFCSIAAGGESQGGWENARIAALVPDSMRDLAPKITRHGADEDKHGRIFNALLRKRALPPVPVPPETDYTMLLERRGIGLSHEKLGGERALSEEDVIVYLAHSRVTEQRAADQMIMLVRYFGDDPELGKAIRMIGADEDNHLAYCHEELLRLARAGHGRTIHRVLRECALAEIAVYRDVSLAVMGHMGRLLGWPAPKAAALAAGIRGMYAYERFSGWHRMVDLRPPRRSNPLGGRPTSAPEFA, from the coding sequence ATGCTCTCTGCGCGCAGCCTGTTCCGGGAGATCGTCGACCACGACGACTCCTTCCAGCTGTTCTGCTCCATCGCCGCCGGCGGCGAGTCCCAGGGTGGCTGGGAGAACGCCCGGATCGCGGCGCTGGTGCCCGATTCCATGCGCGACCTCGCGCCCAAGATCACCCGGCACGGCGCCGACGAGGACAAACACGGCCGGATCTTCAACGCGCTGCTCCGCAAGCGCGCCCTGCCCCCCGTGCCCGTCCCGCCGGAGACCGACTACACGATGCTGCTGGAGCGGCGCGGCATCGGCCTGAGCCACGAGAAGCTGGGCGGCGAGCGGGCCCTGAGCGAGGAGGACGTCATCGTCTACCTCGCGCACAGCCGGGTCACCGAACAGCGCGCCGCCGACCAGATGATCATGCTGGTCCGGTACTTCGGGGACGACCCCGAGCTCGGCAAGGCCATCCGCATGATCGGCGCGGACGAGGACAACCACCTGGCCTACTGCCACGAGGAACTGCTGCGCCTCGCCCGCGCCGGCCACGGCCGCACCATCCACCGGGTGCTGCGCGAGTGCGCGCTCGCCGAGATCGCCGTCTACCGCGACGTGAGCCTCGCGGTCATGGGCCACATGGGGCGGCTGCTGGGCTGGCCCGCGCCGAAGGCGGCCGCGCTGGCCGCCGGGATCCGCGGGATGTACGCGTACGAGCGCTTCAGCGGCTGGCACCGGATGGTGGACCTGCGCCCGCCGCGGCGGAGCAACCCCCTGGGCGGGCGACCGACCTCGGCGCCCGAGTTCGCCTAG
- the corA gene encoding magnesium/cobalt transporter CorA, with protein sequence MIVDCAMYRDGRRSEAPDDFSDALDEARATGDSFLWVGMYEPTEKEFEHVSHEFGLHPLAVEDALTAHQRPKMEVYDDSLFVVLKPVMYDDASDTVSTGELMVFIGDSFVVTVRHGEGAALAAVRHRLEQDPEVLKHGPTAVLYAVSDAVVDHYIEVAAELQADLEELEAEVFSPNPADSKNTAARIYGFKRQVLEFRRATSPLLAPMDRLAFGDVPFVHEHAQPFFRDVADHLTKANEYVEGLDRLLSDALAAHLAQMGVRQNDDMRKISAWAAMAAVPTMVAGIYGMNFEHMPELKHRWGYPLVVLVMVAMCLGLHRMFKRRGWL encoded by the coding sequence GTGATTGTGGACTGCGCCATGTACCGCGACGGCCGCCGCTCCGAGGCGCCCGACGACTTCTCCGACGCCCTCGACGAGGCGCGGGCCACCGGTGACTCCTTCCTGTGGGTCGGCATGTACGAGCCGACGGAGAAGGAGTTCGAGCACGTCAGCCATGAGTTCGGGCTGCATCCGCTGGCGGTGGAGGACGCGCTGACCGCGCACCAGCGGCCGAAGATGGAGGTCTACGACGATTCGCTGTTCGTGGTCCTGAAGCCGGTGATGTACGACGACGCCTCGGACACGGTGAGCACGGGCGAGCTGATGGTGTTCATCGGCGACTCCTTCGTCGTCACGGTCCGGCACGGCGAGGGGGCCGCGCTGGCCGCCGTACGCCACCGGCTGGAGCAGGATCCCGAGGTGCTCAAGCACGGCCCCACGGCGGTGCTGTACGCGGTCTCGGACGCGGTGGTGGACCACTACATCGAGGTGGCCGCCGAGCTCCAGGCGGATCTGGAGGAGCTGGAGGCGGAGGTGTTCTCGCCGAATCCCGCGGACAGCAAGAACACCGCCGCCCGGATCTACGGGTTCAAGCGGCAGGTCCTGGAGTTCCGCCGGGCCACGAGTCCGCTGCTGGCGCCGATGGACCGGCTCGCCTTCGGGGACGTGCCCTTCGTGCACGAGCACGCCCAGCCGTTCTTCCGCGACGTCGCGGACCACCTGACGAAGGCGAACGAGTACGTCGAGGGCCTGGACCGGCTGCTCTCGGACGCGCTGGCCGCGCACCTGGCGCAGATGGGCGTCCGGCAGAACGACGACATGCGCAAGATCTCGGCCTGGGCGGCGATGGCGGCGGTCCCGACGATGGTGGCGGGGATCTACGGGATGAACTTCGAGCACATGCCGGAGCTCAAGCACCGCTGGGGCTATCCGCTGGTGGTCCTGGTGATGGTGGCCATGTGCCTGGGCCTGCACCGGATGTTCAAGCGCCGCGGGTGGCTCTGA
- a CDS encoding histidine phosphatase family protein, whose amino-acid sequence MATLILVRHGRSTANTAGLLAGWTPGVTLDEHGAAQAAALPGRLAAVPLAAAVSSPLERCAETLAPLLAARPGLALHTDERIGECHYGDWSGRKLSELSEEPLMRIVQQHPSAAAFPGGESMRAMQARAVDAVRDWNARIEEEHGADAVFLMCSHGDIIKSLVADALGMHLDLFQRIHVDPCSVTAIRYTPTRPFLLRLGDTGDFASLAPREKASPDAAEAPGDPEAGGEAVVGGGAGAV is encoded by the coding sequence ATGGCCACGCTGATCCTCGTACGACACGGGCGGTCCACCGCCAACACCGCAGGGCTGCTCGCCGGATGGACCCCGGGGGTGACCCTCGACGAGCACGGAGCCGCACAGGCCGCCGCGCTGCCCGGGCGGCTCGCCGCCGTGCCCCTCGCCGCCGCCGTCAGCAGCCCGCTGGAGCGGTGCGCCGAGACCCTCGCCCCGCTGCTGGCGGCCCGGCCCGGTCTCGCCCTGCACACCGACGAGCGGATCGGCGAGTGCCACTACGGCGACTGGTCGGGCCGCAAACTCTCCGAACTGTCCGAAGAACCGCTGATGCGCATCGTCCAGCAGCACCCCTCGGCCGCCGCCTTCCCCGGCGGTGAGTCCATGCGCGCCATGCAGGCCCGCGCCGTGGACGCCGTCCGCGACTGGAACGCGCGGATCGAGGAGGAGCACGGCGCCGACGCCGTGTTCCTGATGTGCTCGCACGGCGACATCATCAAGTCCCTTGTGGCGGACGCCCTCGGCATGCACCTGGACCTCTTCCAGCGGATCCACGTCGACCCCTGCTCGGTCACCGCGATCCGCTACACGCCGACCCGCCCCTTCCTGCTCCGGCTCGGCGACACCGGCGACTTCGCCTCCCTCGCACCCCGCGAGAAGGCTTCGCCGGACGCCGCCGAGGCCCCGGGCGACCCGGAAGCGGGCGGCGAGGCGGTCGTAGGGGGCGGTGCGGGCGCGGTGTGA
- a CDS encoding helix-hairpin-helix domain-containing protein: MSDPAAAAEPADPAREHTPAAAEAAPTPEPGEPNATDAPQPAEPEPGTPQPEAAPSGDAEDGKAEEADAEDGDAEDGDADAEAAPPGEAEDEDGDAQPVAAPSGEAEDGNAGPEAAPSGEAGSGDGGPGAEPPVSGRGGVGESPAGPTTGDADAETDSTDAEAEAEAADGTGAHAAAGRAAEAVPQLSEAAAELAAQKIERERIARRKAEREAPVEAGAKLSGTAADLLAAVRAVESGGKPPARFDAPPAPRRPEPAKAPAPARTPAPAPQTQTQAQAQAQATAPSPDAVQAIRAVLARGGAPEALAPQAAAALGEDAAAQLAESPWRLLAVAGVRPTQADGFARALLGAETTGPGDERRAAALVGWLLAQAAAKGHTVLEAPTLESALAQYGVPDPAEALEAAVGEGAALAFEEPVGPPVAEDEEQPPGAPPGGAWGRVLVGLEGSAMAEESLAEGLARLANTFTDPADWDKAATGPGAELIRAAAGHGLVTHTGGEAARAEPRALLTAAREFGLRAVLAAHAPAEDAVTVAGLLAGAEGPGRDADGQFALDLLIVLDAPQLDVETAAALVESVPDGARLVLSGDPAVLGSAGPGRVFGDVLAARACPQLVSRIPDPGPIGELVSGIGVGELYQVDAPGKEVVIVPVRDAGEAVHRTVQLVAESVPRAFGIPADAVQVITPGHGGPAGTRALNAALKERLNPGPGRFGGFDPGDRVVHVPSAGRALPARVVSADAQGLHLAGAAGARIVVPKERVESQVRHGWAVTAHQAVGSRWPAAVVVLPGDAAQALSRDWVYTAFGRAERHLSVVHGVDQALPRAVAEVPAKPRMTRLTGLLRALVQSASAQSE; encoded by the coding sequence GTGAGCGACCCCGCTGCCGCGGCAGAACCGGCCGACCCGGCCCGGGAGCACACCCCCGCCGCCGCGGAAGCCGCCCCGACCCCGGAGCCCGGCGAGCCCAACGCCACGGACGCCCCCCAGCCCGCCGAACCCGAACCCGGCACCCCGCAACCGGAGGCAGCACCCTCCGGCGACGCGGAAGATGGCAAGGCGGAGGAGGCCGACGCGGAAGACGGCGACGCGGAGGACGGCGACGCGGACGCCGAAGCCGCGCCGCCGGGCGAAGCCGAGGACGAGGACGGCGACGCGCAGCCGGTAGCCGCACCGTCCGGCGAAGCCGAGGACGGCAACGCGGGCCCGGAAGCCGCACCGTCCGGCGAAGCCGGGAGCGGGGACGGGGGGCCGGGGGCGGAGCCCCCGGTTTCGGGAAGGGGCGGGGTGGGGGAAAGCCCCGCAGGGCCCACCACCGGCGACGCTGATGCCGAGACGGACTCGACGGACGCGGAAGCGGAAGCGGAAGCCGCTGACGGGACCGGCGCACACGCCGCCGCGGGCAGGGCCGCCGAGGCCGTGCCCCAACTCAGCGAGGCCGCCGCGGAACTGGCGGCCCAGAAGATCGAGCGGGAGCGCATCGCCCGCCGCAAGGCGGAGCGCGAGGCCCCCGTGGAGGCCGGCGCCAAGCTCAGCGGCACGGCCGCCGACCTGCTGGCCGCCGTACGGGCCGTGGAGAGCGGCGGCAAGCCCCCCGCCCGGTTCGACGCGCCCCCGGCGCCCCGCCGGCCGGAGCCCGCCAAGGCGCCCGCCCCGGCGCGCACACCCGCCCCCGCGCCGCAGACGCAGACGCAGGCGCAGGCGCAGGCGCAGGCCACCGCCCCCTCCCCCGACGCCGTCCAGGCGATCCGCGCCGTCCTGGCCAGGGGCGGAGCCCCCGAGGCCCTCGCCCCGCAGGCCGCCGCCGCCCTCGGCGAGGACGCCGCCGCGCAGCTGGCCGAGTCGCCCTGGCGGCTGCTGGCCGTCGCCGGGGTCCGGCCGACCCAGGCCGACGGGTTCGCTCGCGCCCTGCTCGGCGCCGAGACGACCGGCCCGGGGGACGAGCGGCGCGCCGCCGCCCTGGTGGGCTGGCTGCTGGCGCAGGCCGCCGCCAAGGGCCACACCGTGCTGGAGGCGCCCACCCTGGAGTCGGCCCTCGCCCAGTACGGCGTACCGGATCCCGCGGAGGCCCTGGAGGCGGCCGTCGGCGAGGGCGCCGCGCTGGCCTTCGAGGAGCCGGTCGGGCCGCCCGTAGCGGAGGACGAAGAGCAGCCCCCGGGGGCACCCCCGGGCGGAGCCTGGGGGAGGGTCCTGGTGGGCCTGGAGGGCTCCGCCATGGCCGAGGAGAGCCTCGCCGAGGGCCTGGCCCGGCTCGCCAACACCTTCACGGACCCCGCCGACTGGGACAAGGCCGCCACCGGCCCCGGCGCCGAGCTGATCCGCGCCGCCGCCGGGCACGGCCTGGTCACCCACACCGGCGGCGAGGCCGCCCGCGCCGAGCCCCGGGCCCTGCTCACGGCCGCCCGGGAGTTCGGCCTGCGGGCGGTCCTGGCCGCGCACGCCCCCGCCGAGGACGCCGTCACCGTGGCAGGCCTGCTGGCCGGCGCCGAGGGCCCGGGCCGGGACGCGGACGGGCAGTTCGCGCTGGACCTGCTCATCGTGCTGGACGCCCCGCAGCTGGACGTGGAGACGGCCGCCGCGCTGGTGGAGTCCGTCCCCGACGGGGCCCGCCTGGTGCTGTCCGGCGACCCCGCGGTGCTCGGCTCCGCCGGGCCCGGCCGGGTCTTCGGCGACGTGCTCGCGGCCCGTGCCTGCCCGCAGCTCGTCTCCCGGATCCCTGACCCGGGTCCGATCGGCGAGTTGGTCTCGGGGATCGGCGTCGGGGAGCTGTACCAGGTCGACGCCCCCGGCAAGGAGGTCGTCATCGTCCCGGTCCGCGACGCCGGGGAGGCGGTGCACCGCACGGTGCAGCTGGTGGCCGAGTCGGTGCCCCGCGCCTTCGGCATCCCGGCGGACGCCGTCCAGGTGATCACCCCCGGGCACGGCGGCCCGGCGGGCACCCGCGCGCTCAACGCGGCCCTCAAGGAGCGGCTGAACCCGGGCCCCGGCCGGTTCGGCGGCTTCGACCCCGGTGACCGGGTGGTCCACGTGCCCTCCGCCGGGCGGGCGCTGCCGGCCCGGGTGGTGTCGGCCGATGCGCAGGGGCTGCACCTGGCCGGAGCCGCGGGCGCGCGGATCGTCGTACCGAAGGAGCGGGTGGAGTCACAGGTGCGGCACGGCTGGGCCGTGACGGCGCACCAGGCCGTCGGCTCGCGCTGGCCCGCGGCGGTCGTGGTGCTGCCCGGGGACGCGGCTCAGGCCCTGTCCCGGGACTGGGTGTACACGGCCTTCGGCCGGGCCGAGCGGCACCTTTCGGTGGTGCACGGGGTGGACCAGGCCCTGCCGCGCGCGGTCGCGGAGGTCCCGGCGAAGCCCCGTATGACCCGGCTGACGGGTCTGCTGCGGGCGCTCGTGCAGTCGGCGTCCGCGCAGTCCGAGTAG
- a CDS encoding SCO1664 family protein, translating into MPAPERLPAPGVNSTGGTTELEALLAHGELTVVGRIREASNAVLLCTVTHGGASTDCVYKPVKGERPLWDFPDGNLAQREVAAYLISEATGWGLVPPTVLRDGPYGEGMVQQWIETGESPEAELLALVDGEEAGEGWKPVAFAEVGEGRTALLVHADDERLRRMSVLDAVINNGDRKGGHLLPAPDGRVYGIDHGVTFHTEDKLRTLLWGWAGEPLTGEATSVLTALEAALAPGEPLATRLAELVTTAELAAVRARVALLLRTGRHPQPSGQWPAIPWPPV; encoded by the coding sequence CTGCCCGCGCCAGAACGGCTACCGGCGCCAGGCGTGAACTCCACGGGGGGAACGACGGAACTGGAAGCACTGCTGGCCCACGGGGAACTCACCGTCGTCGGCCGGATCCGGGAGGCGTCCAACGCCGTCCTGCTGTGCACCGTCACGCACGGGGGCGCGAGCACCGACTGCGTGTACAAGCCGGTCAAGGGCGAGCGCCCGCTGTGGGACTTCCCCGACGGCAACCTCGCCCAGCGCGAGGTCGCCGCGTACCTGATCTCCGAGGCCACCGGCTGGGGGCTGGTGCCCCCGACCGTGCTGCGCGACGGACCGTACGGCGAGGGCATGGTCCAGCAGTGGATCGAGACCGGGGAGTCCCCGGAGGCCGAACTGCTCGCGCTCGTGGACGGCGAGGAGGCGGGGGAGGGCTGGAAGCCCGTCGCCTTCGCCGAGGTCGGCGAGGGCCGCACCGCGCTCCTCGTGCACGCCGACGACGAACGGCTGCGCCGGATGTCCGTCCTCGACGCCGTGATCAACAACGGCGACCGCAAGGGCGGCCACCTGCTGCCCGCGCCCGACGGACGTGTCTACGGCATCGACCACGGAGTGACCTTCCACACCGAGGACAAACTGCGCACCCTGCTCTGGGGCTGGGCGGGGGAGCCGCTGACCGGGGAGGCGACGTCCGTCCTGACCGCCCTGGAGGCCGCACTGGCCCCCGGAGAGCCCCTCGCCACCCGACTGGCCGAACTGGTCACCACCGCAGAGCTGGCCGCCGTACGGGCCCGTGTGGCCCTGCTGCTGCGCACCGGGAGGCATCCGCAGCCCTCCGGACAGTGGCCCGCGATCCCGTGGCCGCCCGTCTGA